A single genomic interval of Sebastes umbrosus isolate fSebUmb1 chromosome 9, fSebUmb1.pri, whole genome shotgun sequence harbors:
- the si:dkeyp-115e12.6 gene encoding centromere protein F isoform X2 yields the protein MSWAEEDWTVGLSGRVLQKVKELQVHQERLSRENKQKQLQLDNIHTSLEKQTGKYEEVRGELHCVQRELQSLQEEAKAAVTSSKRLTQELQTKQAQVCSLEGQVEAARTSNNKLTQDVKRLEAELEKLQNSSRSADTTLFSTPCWNTTSPWEHNGSRKEERPGHRDEGQSWALHSRRLQFSEGGSASSPQQHKNTPQRHSSDQSDTFSTPLAAFPWERDDSRPAARRPSPISPQTPCADVISQGQSKPRLCGKEMDQRTETDASLSEVWSRVAALEEELRAKAGTLKSIQSEMVQNKKELGARELSLQKARDELSQAHARTAQESERVSGAEQKLKQLLEELKCQRQNAESSRLQHQQRSKELEKQHQRDLTELQKERQTLEKQHQQEVNKLNQELQQARTLHNALQAQADKLSLQKQALDKELDTLKEKLKWTEGQLQESQKKEAQTQAKLTEALREAEGVAVSLEQSRKRERALEEEGRRLAEERADALRLLKELQEQKAVPAPPLQPVQFCPVGQSFSPQPSYSPHSRPSTHIKRPNATTLAEQKRDEDMDVDKRRAEIAASYPSDREPGEGIDSEHIADLISPDSEFLLKGGHEEDNKSRNEAIEGDSSGTNKHSTFDQILSSSSHSAAGTPTNTSVDGDRCRLSSLKASEDLKRENATLRSDLHDAREELQKRLEDLEAQRRAETEARTRLKQLGRKRASQAVEKDEQGKELKAQLESERAETERLKKAMAALETEMKRGSEERERKEREEQEEEKNKALEDRESEMIELNIQLKKHLAEVKAQLAVEREERQREEEERNQITNTDIDVKKELSTKMEHLKAELEELKRSREEDSSGEEKLSVANSPLTYLTLHDDELNSNIICFDNKLPSSPEQHLLFCQSTNQRNMLVSQATADLIQEARTLIDPERSPLSNEGQTGGEASDLEDYRQNSLLGSSLSLSDLQNVEPASSELTKEVEHLQKENTKETERANQYQVKLEALQNQVTRQTKQLTMAFEKQSQHISGLLAELQEKERALLSQGEELQRYKQELAAPKAEKEGEEEMTVKEVEDGEQKEETQEEMTVKEVEEGGQKEETQEEMTVKEVEDGGQKEETQEEMTIKEVEDGEQNEETQEEMTVKEVEDGEQKEETQDERPVEISGLQSNQENECAVTVLTTNSLAEGDSNVQRDAGQLKVVKSDAERPTAIIDKSDNEALRSGEQHLGSQVKTQSNHNSACVKREMECSQDGGMADVVAELLALRQENQLLKQRKEGLTVSDARTPALHTDSENQEDPIKQSQNTGNAALSCFAELRSPSLLNDVTTDARQSPLQDVKRREDEGGDLEKEDGKTTGTEEELDLVSEFHINRLQQQVEELQMRLRALSAETQQQAEELVMWRLASQTAPTFDQFLPNTDNMSETQDQVSAVRQSQSIQQESPGNVTVVREDELFLSCFSNKLQGRMLFSRLQHSNLPEPKSLHPSKKTAALQEYNQTVQESEKENHEISLLPQSNTCQTQHKEKRDTVIQISSEKTGQPHATKESHKVSKPKQTRSAECDTGNSEVTPEASKATNEINTTNDPSDRDLRTEMKSVSSQTEESLYPCSARLTSELRCSYTQTEEEEEEEEEELVESPPVSPFLSPEGAEVGDRVLFSGSFPIPADPARLAERIRRNRTQLSAAFDDTEYEPYGLPEVVMKGFADIPSGPSCPYIVRRGLLGTTAVPVPQKDTKQEEEETD from the exons atgagctGGGCTGAGGAAGACTGGACGGTGGGGCTCTCTGGACGGGTCCTGCAAAAGGTGAAGGAGCTGCAGGTCCATCAGGAGCGACTGTCCagagaaaacaagcagaaacaGCTGCAACTGGACAACATCCATACGAGCCTAGAAAAACAGACTGGGAAG TATGAGGAGGTCCGTGGGGAGCTCCATTGTGTGCAGAGGGAGCTCCAGAGTCTTCAAGAGGAGGCCAAGGCAGCAGTGACCAGCAGCAAGCGTCTGACTCAGGAGCTTCAGACCAAGCAGGCCCAAGTATGCTCTTTGGAGGGCCAGGTAGAAGCTGCTCGCACCTCCAACAACAAACTCACCCAGGATGTAAAAAG GctggaggcagagctggaaaagctgcaaaacagcagcagatcGGCAGATACCACTCTGTTTTCTACACCCTGCTGGAATACAACCTCGCCCTGGGAACACAATG GAAGCAGAAAGGAGGAGAGGCCAGGGCATAGAGATGAAGGACAGAGCTGGGCGCTTCACAGCCGA CGCCTCCAGTTCTCCGAAGGGGGCTCAGCCTCAtcaccacaacaacacaagaACACACCCCAGCGTCATTCGTCCGACCAATCGGACACCTTCTCCACTCCCTTGGCTGCGTTTCCGTGGGAACGGGATGACTCGAGGCCAGCCGCCAGGAGACCATCCCCTATTTCTCCCCAAACACCCTGCGCTGATGTCATCAGTCAAGGCCAATCAAAGCCGAGGCTTTGTGGGAAGGAGATGGACCAGAGGACAGAAACAGATG CATCTTTATCAGAAGTATGGAGTCGTGTGGCTGCTCTGGAAGAGGAGCTGCGTGCGAAGGCCGGGACATTGAAGTCTATTCAGAGCGAAATGGTGCAAAACAAGAAGGAGCTCGGCGCCCGGGAGCTCAGCCTCCAAAAAGCCCGCGACGAGCTTAGCCAGGCACACGCACGCACGGCCCAGGAGAGTGAACGG GTGTCAGGAGCTGAGCAAAAGCTGAAGCAGCTACTAGAAGAGCTGAAGTGTCAGAGGCAAAATGCAGAGAGCAGCCGACTGCAACACCAACAACGCTCTAAAGAGCTGGAGAAACAACATCAGAGG GATTTGACAGAGCTTCAGAAGGAGAGGCAGACTCTGGAGAAGCAGCATCAGCAGGAGGTGAATAAGCTAAACCAGGAGCTCCAGCAGGCCAGGACACTCCACAATGCCCTGCAGGCCCAGGCTGACAAG CTGTCTCTACAGAAACAGGCGTTGGACAAAGAGTTAGACACTCTGAAGGAGAAACTAAAGTGGACGGAGGGACAGCTGCAGGAGAGCCAGAAGAAGGAGGCACAGACACAAGCCAAACTGACg GAAGCGCTGCGTGAGGCGGAGGGTGTGGCGGTGAGTCTGGAGCAGAGCAGGAAGAGAGAGCGAgctctggaggaggaggggaggagactGGCAGAGGAGCGAGCTGACGCCCTTCGTCTCCTCAAGGAACTGCAGG AACAAAAAGCTGTCCCAGCACCCCCTCTACAACCTGTCCAGTTCTGCCCTGTCGGACAGAGTTTCTCCCCTCAACCTTCTTACTCTCCTCATTCTCGACCATCAACTCACATCAAGAGGCCCAACGCCACCACCCTAGCTGAGCAGAAGAGGGATGAGGACATGGATGTGGATAAGAGAAGGGCAGAGATTGCAGCATCTTACCCCTCTGACAGAGAGCCAGGAGAAGGCATCGACTCAGAACACATCGCTGACCTTATCTCCCCAGACTCTGAGTTTTTATTAAAGGGAGGACACGAGGAGGATAACAAAAGTAGAAATGAGGCGATAGAGGGTGACAGCTCTGGGACAAACAAGCACTCCACATTTGATCAAATACTCTCTAGTTCCTCTCACTCTGCTGCTGGTACGCCCACCAACACCTCTGTGGATGGGGATCGTTGCAGGCTTTCCTCTCTCAAGGCCTCTGAAGACCTCAAGAGAGAAAACGCCACACTGCGTTCAGATTTACACGATGCACGCGAAGAACTGCAGAAACGACTTGAGGACCTGGAAGCCCAACGACGGGCCGAGACAGAAGCCAGGACACGACTCAAACAACTCGGCCGCAAACGTGCCAGCCAGGCTGTGGAGAAGGACGAGCAGGGCAAGGAATTGAAGGCACAGCTGGAGAGTGAGAGGGCTGAGACAGAGAGGTTGAAGAAGGCCATGGCTGCTCTGGagacagagatgaagagaggaagCGAGGAAAGAGAacggaaggagagagaggagcaggaggaggagaaaaacaaagcacTAGAGGACCGGGAGAGTGAAATGATAGAACTTAACATCCAGCTAAAGAAACATCTAGCAGAGGTGAAAGCCCAGCTGGCTGTAGAacgagaagagagacagagagaggaagaggagaggaaccaaataacaaacacagacatagaTGTAAAGAAAGAGCTGAGCACAAAAATGGAACATCTTAAAGCTGAATTGGAAGAACTGAAGCgcagcagagaagaagactCATCTGGAGAGGAGAAACTCTCAGTTGCCAACAGCCCGCTGACGTACCTAACTCTCCATGATGATGAGCTCAACTCCAACATCATTTGCTTCGACAACAAGCTCCCCTCTTCGCCAGAGCAGCACCTCCTCTTCTGCCAGTCCACCAACCAACGCAACATGCTTGTATCTCAGGCCACAGCAGATCTCATCCAGGAAGCGCGAACATTGATAGATCCTGAACGCTCACCTCTGTCAAATGAGGGACAAACAGGTGGAGAGGCCTCTGACCTGGAAGACTACAGACAAAACTCTCTGTTAGGATCTTCCCTGTCACTTTCTGACCTCCAGAACGTTGAGCCTGCCTCTTCAGAGCTGACAAAAGAGGTAGAGCACCTGCAGAAGGAGAATACAAAGGAGACAGAACGTGCTAACCAGTACCAGGTTAAACTGGAGGCCCTGCAGAACCAG GTGACACGTCAGACAAAGCAGCTAACCATGGCCTTTGAGAAGCAGAGTCAGCACATCTCTGGACTTCTAGCTGAGCTGCAAGAGAAGGAGAGGGCCCTCCTCAGCCAGGGAGAGGAACTGCAGCGCTACAAGCAAGAGCTGGCTGCACCCAAAGCcgaaaaagagggagaggaggagatgacgGTCAAAGAGGTGGAGGATGGAGAACAAAAAGAAGAGACACAAGAGGAGATGACGGTCAAAGAGGTGGAGGAAGGAGGACAAAAAGAAGAGACACAAGAGGAGATGACGGTCAAAgaggtggaggatggaggacAAAAAGAAGAGACACAAGAGGAGATGACGATCAAAGAGGTGGAGGATGGAGAACAAAATGAAGAGACACAAGAGGAGATGACGGTCAAAGAGGTGGAGGATGGAGAACAAAAAGAAGAGACACAAGATGAGAGGCCGGTGGAGATCTCAGGGCTTCAGTCAAACCAGGAAAATGAGTGTGCTGTCACCGTACTCACTACAAACTCACTGGCAGAAGGTGACTCCAATGTACAGAGAGACGCAGGTCAACTAAAGGTTGTGAAATCTGATGCTGAAAGACCCACAGCTATTATTGACAAATCAGACAATGAAGCCCTACGGTCAGGGGAACAGCATCTAGGCTCTCAGGTCAAGACTCAGAGTAACCATAACTCTGCTTGTGTGAAACGTGAGATGGAGTGCAGTCAAGATGGAGGAATGGCAGATGTGGTTGCAGAACTGCTCGCTCTCCGACAGGAGAATCAGCTgctgaaacaaagaaaagagggCTTGACTGTCTCAGACGCCAGGACCCCAGCATTACACACTGACAGCGAAAACCAAGAAGACCCAATCAAGCAAAGCCAAAACACAGGAAATGCTGCTCTGTCCTGCTTCGCGGAGCTGAGGTCACCTAGTTTGCTGAATGACGTCACCACTGACGCACGGCAGTCACCGCTGCAGGATGTGAAGAGGAGGGAAGATGAAGGAGGAGATTTAGAAAAGGAAGATGGGAAGACTACGGGGACTGAGGAAGAGCTGGATTTAGTGTCTGAGTTTCACATCAATCGCCTACAGCAACAG gtggaggagctgcagatgAGGCTACGAGCTCTCTCTGCGGAGACCCAGCAGCAGGCCGAGGAGCTTGTTATGTGGAGACTGGCCTCCCAAACAGCCCCAACATTTGACCAGTTCCTTCCCAACACAGACAACATGTCTGAGACCCAGGACCAGGTCTCTGCTGTCAGACAGTCCCAGTCCATCCAGCAAGAGAGCCCTGGTAATGTGACAGTCGTCAGAGAAGATGAGTTATTCCTCTCCTGCTTCTCCAACAAACTGCAGGGCCGCATGTTGTTCTCCAG ACTTCAGCACAGCAACCTCCCTGAACCAAAGAGTCTCCATCCCTCTAAAAAGACTGCAGCTCTTCAGGAATACAATCAGACTGTCCAg GAATCTGAAAAGGAAAACCACGAGATCAGCCTCTTGCCTCAGTCAAATACctgtcaaacacaacacaaagagaagagagacacTGTTATCCAAATATCATCTGAGAAAACGGGTCAACCACATGCCaccaaagaatcacacaaagtCTCAAAACCAAAGCAGACCAGATCAGCTGAGTGTGACACGGGGAATTCTGAGGTCACACCAGAGGCTTCCAAAGCAACCAATGAAATAAACACAACCAATGATCCCTCGGACAGAGATCTCAGGACAGAAATGAAAAGTGTCAGCAGTCAAACAGAGGAGAGTTTGTATCCTTGCAGTGCTCGATTAACCTCTGAACTCCGCTGTTCATACACacagactgaggaggaggaggaggaggaggaagaagagttaGTGGAATCCCCTCCTGTCTCTCCTTTCCTATCACCTGAGGGTGCAGAGGTAGGAGACAGAGTGTTGTTTTCGGGTTCCTTCCCCATACCGGCTGACCCGGCCCGTCTGGCTGAACGAATCCGCCGTAACAGGACGCAGCTGTCAGCCGCCTTTGACGACACAGAGTATGAACCCTATGGGCTGCCGGAGGTCGTCATGAAAG GTTTTGCTGACATCCCCAGTGGTCCTTCATGTCCGTACATTGTGAGAAGAGGTTTGTTAGGGACAACTGCCGTACCTGTCCCTCAGAAAGACAcgaaacaggaggaggaggagactgaTTAA